In Leptolyngbya sp. NIES-2104, the genomic window CATTCCGAGCAGTCCAATTAATGCTACGAGCGTTAACCAGAAGTCCACGCTTCCTATTGGCATTAAGAACAACAGAATGATTGTCAGAATGATGCTAACTGGCTCACTAATCCCTCCGATTGTGAAACCGGGATAATAGATGGGCTGCATAGTGTAATACGTCTCCTGGCTGAGCCGCATTTTTCCCGGCAGTTCAAGGGCGTGCGCGAGAGCGAGAGCCATTCGCCACCGCTACAAGCATCACGGTCAGAATCTGTAAAACGCTGAGCATTGTTTGCCCCCTAACCAAATCAATTTAAAACTTTGCCTTTTAACAGCGAAGTAGCACAACAGTTCCTTTGCACCTGACCGTTTGAGTCTCTTCGCTAAGTTTGAGAAGTCGTTCGGCGATGAATAAGCGGAGACGTTGAACTGTGCGATTAGACATCACACTAGACAGAGTGTTAAGGCGAGTCTTTTAGCCATTCTTTATCTCGTTGTTGATTGCTCAGTATCAGCAGCGCAGGCGGGATAAACAGCCAAAATCCCGAAATCGGTTCAAGCGTAATGCCAACAGCAGCCGTTAGCAAAAGAATCCAACCCGGAAAACTGGGTAAGTTAATACCTTTTGTTTGTGCCCAACAACAGAGCCATCCGATGATCAGAAGAAAAGGCGTGACCATCATGCACCAAAATGCGGCTTCTCGGTCATAGAAAGGATCTAATGGAATCGGTGCGATCGTATTGAACCAGCCATCCTGCACAATCTCCATCAACGGTTGAGCAAACAGCCACCCGTGGATGAGCGGATGGAGAACACCGATCGCAATTAGCCAGTATCCACTGAGTCGAAGCATCTTGATCTCCTTGGTTCTAGATGATTTTGCCGTATCAAATTACTCTTGGATACGCTACCGTATGGTTATAGATTAGTGAACTGTCTCGCAAATGTCAATACGCCACCGTACGGTTAAGCAGAATGAGATTTCCAGGCTTGGACAGCAAGACTGGATCGACTTAGGGCTAAAGGTTTTAGCAGAGAACGGAGTTGAAGCCGTGCGAGTTGAGCCACTTGCTAAATTGCTAAACGTGACGAAGGGTAGCTTCTACTGGCATTTCAAAAATCGAGAAGAGCTTTTAGAAGCAATCTTGCAAGAATGGGTTAATCGTGAAACTGAAAGCATTATTCAGCAAGTTGAGGCAGCAGGCGGTGACGCTTCAGCCAAACTGCTTCACTTGTTTGAGCTTGCAATTCAAGATGATGGTCAAGTCGAAAATGCAATTCGAGCTTGGGCAGCGAATGATTCTAGAGTTGCTGCAATTCTTGACCAGGTTGATCAGCGTCGTCTCAACTACACCAAGAATCTGTTTTTAGACGTTGGCTTCACACCGTTTGAAGCAACCGTACGTGCTCGAATGGTTTACTACGCTCTAATTGGTGAACTCGTCTCGGGTATTCAGACGAGTCGGGCTGAACGATTAGCTGAGATGCACCTCCAGCATCTTATTCTCACGCGCCAAGATTAATGATTGGTAGAATTTAACTACTGAGAATGTGAAGCCTGCTAATGACTCGCTTTACCCGACGCTAACACCCTTTCGTTCTCAACCGACTATCTTTATACAGTCGGTGTGCAAGCGAATTGTGTCCGCCCAGCATAGGCATGAATCAATGAAGTTCAGGCGCAACTTTCCTGCTTATAGCTACCCATTTCGCTTCAGAATGATTGCCTTGTCATCGGAATATCTTACCCAAACGGGCGACTCATAAAGCTCCCCCCGCTGCTCTAACTGAAAACCACCGAACAATACGCCCAGCCATACTTCTACCCACGGCATTTCCAAGCTGCAACTGAGTTCGGCGATCGAAACCGGAAGCAGGGCGGTTTGGAGCCACTCCAAAATCGCTGCCGTCCAGCCAGCCACATCTTCTGAGTGGGTGCACAGCAGGGCTGATCCCTTCAGGTGCGCTGAAACAGAGTGTTTCTGCATTGCTTCGTCTTTTGCTTCTAGCTGGTCGACCATTGTCAGTACAGCAAACCACGTTCAAACCCTTCCGACCTTTTAAGTAGAAATGGCTTTGTTGCATGAAGAGGGGTTGCGGAGGGTAGAGACATGGTAGGTTTCAGTTACCACACCTAAACCTGCTATGAAACCTCAATACCGCATCCGCAACTGGTCTGAGTATAACGCCGGACTGAAGACGAGGGGAAGTCTCACCTTTTGGATTGATGAGTTTGTGCTGGAGGAATGGATTGTACATGACTTGAGTGGGAGACCTGGAGCATCGGTGTTGTATAGCGATTTGGCAATCATGACGATGGCAACCCTAAAGGCAGTGTATCGGTTAGCTGGACGGCAATGCCAAGGCTTTGTGGAATCAATTTTCGGGTTGATGGCGATTGAGTTACCTGTACCTGACCACAGCACTTTGTCACGACGATTGGGTCAACTATCGATTGAACTTCCGATAGTGCCTAAGGAGGAATCTCGCCCTGTTGTAGTGGATTCGACGGGGGTGAAAGTCTATGGCGAAGGAGAGTGGAAGACCCGTCAGCATGGCGTTAGCAAGCGACGCACATGGCGTAAGCTCCATTTAGGAGTGGATGAGGCAACGGGCGAAATTCTGGCAGCAGTGGTCACAACGCATGATTTCCATGATGGAGAAGTGCTAAACGAGGTACTCGAAGCAATTGAATGTCCAATCGATCAAGTCTCGACCGATGGGGCGTATGACCATCGCCACTGCTATGACGAGATTAAAGCCAAAGGAGCCAAAGCAGTTATTCCCCCCCGCAAGGATGCCAAGATTTGGCAACATGGCAATCGCAACGGCAAGCCGCATCAACGGGATGAGAATCTGCGTACGATTCGCAAACATGGACGCAAACGCTGGAAACAGGACTCCGGCTATCATCGTCGCTCAATTGCTGAAACCACAATGTTTCGCTTCAAAACGATTTTTGGAGGGAATCTCAGTGCGCGTCAATTTGACAACCAAGCGGTGGAACTGTTCGTCAAATGTGCTGCACTCAACCGAATGATTAGGATCGCTAAACCCGATAGTTACAAGGTTGAAGCTTGATGCCAAGACGACCTCAAGACAAGTCTGACCATTTTTTAATCATGCAACAAAGCCAGTAGAAATTAATGATTCAGCCGTCTGCTCGCCTAAAAACTGATGCACCTGACTGATGATGGCTCCCTCGCCTACCGCTGAAGCAGCCCGCTTTACAAACCCCGATCTCACAACGCCCGCCGCAAAAATTCCCGGAATGCTGGTTTCTACAGGCATCGGGTGTCGCTCCAGCGTCCAGTCCTGACGATTGATCAACTGGATGCCCGTACAAATAAAGCCCTTTTCATCCAGCGTCAGGCAATCTTGCAGCCATGGGGTGTTGCAGCCATGGGGTGTTGGAGACAGCACCAATCATCAGAAACACATGGCGAATTGGGTACGTTTCGGTCGTTTCGGTGTGGCGATCGTGCCAGGTCACTTGTTCGAGATGATGATCGCCTTGCAAGTCAGTAATTTCGGTTCCGGTGTGCAGCATGATTCCGTCTGAGGCAGCAATGCGGCTGATCAGGTGATCCGACATCGTCGCTTTCTAGGAATACCGCCGCCCACCACAATCACTCGCTCGCTCTAGCAGAACCCGCCCTCCATAGCGGTTGCCGCATAGGGTAGTCTTAATTTCTTAAAGGGTGAAGAATAATGGTCATTTTTAGGGTAGTGCTAAACAGGTAAGGATGCATTGTAGTGGTGAACAAAGTACCAAATTGCCGCGATATGGTTCTCCAACTTCTTAGAGAACGATAACGTTTTCCTGACTAAACGCGATACCCGTTGGCGCAACGTGCAGTTAAACCGCTCAACATAACTGGTCTTGCCACTATCTTTACCCACACTTTGATGTCGCTTACAGGGAAAGATTTCATCATAAGCTGACCAAAAATCAGTGTAAGCAACCGCACACTGCCGATACACTGCTGGCAATGACTCCCATAATCCTTGTGCGCCATCTTGACTGCGCTCTCCAACATACACCCCGGCAATTTCTCGTGTTTCTACGTCGAGTGCTAACCAAATCCACTGCTTGTTGGCTTTGCTGCCGACAAACGACCACATCTCGTCACACTGGATGGTTAAACGCCCCTTTTTTAGCTTGTACGTTCACTTGGACGGGGCAGGTTCTGATATTTCTCATTGACAGAATTCTGGAGCCAAGGTTCTGAAACACCCACGACTCTAGCAATTCCAGCTAAGGGAATCTTCTCCAACAGCAATTTATCAATCAGAGTTTTAGTGGCTTCATTAATGATTTTGTTTTGCGGGTCTTGCACAAACTGTCTGCCACACTCACGGCACTTAAAGTTCTGTTTACCATTGTGAATTTTGCCGTTCTTAACAATATGAGCAGAGTTACAGGTAGGACAAACAAGTGGAGCAGTTGACATAACGCAATTAAGTTAACTTCATCCTCTCTATCCTTACATCTTTAGAACTACCATTTTTAGAAGGTTCGCCAGATAAAGCTCTCAGAATTAAGCTTTTTTCTCTGTCCTTTACGTAAGGGGCACTACCGCCGCATAGTACACGCTCGTATTGTCAAACGGATGCTCAAAAAGGAGCTTGCGATAGCGCACCTTGGACGCGATGACGATAGCTTTGGTGTGAATTTGGGTGTGATTATCCAGCGTCAGCGTAAAGGGATGGTGCTGGCAATCAATCTGACTCACCGAGAAGGGTAGCGCGATCGTTGCGCCAAATTTTTGTGCCCGCGAGCGCCTGTCCAAAAATGCCAGTGGGAAACCCTAGCTAAGCACGTCTGTTTAATCTGAACGCTGCAACTCACACCAAGCTACGATTTTTATATAATTGCCAAAAGGCAATCGAGGTGGCTATGGGTCTTGCTCCGAGAACTCCAACTCAGGGACACTGGGATGCGTTAGAGGCTTATTTTCAGCCCGCAGCACCCTACTCGATGGAACTTGAGGAATTTCTCGCACACTGGGATGTGTCGCGGGAAGATTTGGCTATTGTTTGTGATTGCTCGTTAACCACTGTCAACCATTGGTTCTCACAAGGTGTCGATCGTAGAAAACCAAGTGCCCGCCATAAGCAGAGAATGGCACTCGCCCACCACATCTGGACTGCCATTGAAACCGAACCAGAGTATCTGCAAAAGTTGCGCGAAGTTTATATTCAACGCCTACGTCCTAAACGGCAAACTTAGTTCAATTGCCAAACGGCAAATAATCATTGCCAAACGGCTAAACAGAGTCTTACTGTAATTCTGGCTAGAGCCTTTTCAGAAACAGCAGGTGGGTTGCCGCTCAGCGTTTCTGATTTCGGCTCTTTGCTTTTTCATCAACCTTTTCAACCACAACCCAATTTCAAGATCTAGCACGAGTAATCGTGCCCAATGGTGATGGCAACTCCTAGTGAGCAACCAGAATCTCAGTTTTCTCGGTTAAATTTGCCGATGTTACAGGCTAAAGAGTTCGGTGGACTTGCGCTGCCCGCCGACTTTCCCAACACGATTAGCTTACCGAAGTATCCAGTGGGTTCTCGATGCCGCTGGATTCCCACGCCTGCTACCGATTGGGGAATTGTTATTGGGCAGACTTATATTCCCAGCAGGGCAGAGGCAGCATTGACACAGTGGGCTTGGTCGTACCTGCTGTTACTCGATGCCGATAGCCCTTCGCGGCAGTGGCTTGTGGCGGATTGGGTTGATGAAGCAGACCTAGAGTTTTTTCCTACTCAACCCTCATGAGTCGTCCCCCCAATCAACGCCCACTTGGAGAACCGGAGCGATCGCTGTTGCGTTTATACGCCAACTGTCAATGGTCGATCGCCCATCCCCGCCAACTCTACCAGGAGTACGCCTTCACCTACGACCAACTGGCACTCATCGCTGGGTGTAGTTTGCCGACGATGACGCGCTGGATGAACCGCGGCCAAGAACCCCGCTTGCTGAAGGACGTTTACACTCGTCGCTTGGGAGAGTTTGACTTCCTGCTGCACCATTACCACCAGATTCCGCCCGAAGTGTGGGAGGCAGTCTGCCCACTGCCACCGCGACTGCGAGCAATTCTCTTCCCAAACCCAGAGTAAAGCGTACAATTCCTATCAAATGATAGGAACCTGCCTTCACCCCTTGCCTGTCCAGTACGAGCGATCTATTGTTACCCACAAGCTGCGGTTAATCTCAGCCTTGATTACCGTCGCCCCCATCACCCCCACCCCTATTCCCCACCCCAGTCGGGCTAACCGTGATCACCGATGCTCACTCTTGATAAATTACTCACCGCCCACTCGACGCTCAAACAGCGCAATGGCACTCAAATCAATGCTCAACTGCGACAGTTGCAGCAGCACATCCTCGCCCAACTGCACGCCCTGCAACAGCAAGAAGAGATATTGGTGGCGGACGAATACGAACTGCTAGACCCGATTCAAGACCATCTTGCCCGCGATGCTCGATCGCTGACAGGGACAGATGCGTTTCAAGCGTTCGTGCGATCGCTGTTCATTGAGACGGCGGACGAACTGGTCTGCCGCTACCTTGCCACCCAGATTGATCCAGACCCCACGATTTGGCGCTTGCACCAGTTGAAAGAGCCACTCCAGATTCACTGCACCCAGCCATTCTGCGAGGAAGTGTTCGACGACGAGGGCATCTCCCACACCTTATATCTGGTGAAGATGGAGGTCCAACTGGGGCGGTGGCGGGATGTTGTTGATCTTGCCCCCCAACCGCTGATGGAAACCGCTGGTGAGTTCGACTTGCCGCTCTCAGGGTTCAAACAGTGGCTGAAGTTAACTGAGCAGTTGAAAGGGGCACTGCGGCAGTCGCCGCTTGGCTTCGGCACTCAAGAAACCCAAGGGAACAAGCGGTCTGCTCGGCAAAAAGCGGTTCCTTCGCAACGGGGAGTTGCCCAAGAGATGGCTTGTGTGCTGATGTTTGTCGGGGAATTGTTTCATTCCTACACCGTTGCCGATCGCCTGTGGTCACTTCTGTCTGCGGCGCACGGGATGCCGCAACCGCGATCCTCCCCGCCGCCAACCGCAGAATAGCCTATTTTTATTCCCGACAAGCTATGACATCACTCCCCTTAAATCCCGATGGCGATCGCCGCGATCGTCTCATCTTTGGAAAACCCCTCGATTGGCAGACCCAGGCCGCACAACAGCGACGAGTTAGCTTTGATAAACTGCCCCTTTGCACATTGGAACAGTTGATCCAGGAAGGGTTTGTGCAAGCTTCTGAGCAACCGCTCAGCGATCCGGATGCGCTTGAACTGGTTGAGGTTGCCCGATGTTTAAGCCGTCCTACCTTATCTGCTTGGGTTGAAGTCTTGGTTAGCCCACCTGCTTGCCAGGAGTGGGTGCGGATTACGGCAATCCGGTTCGAGGGCATGATTACACCTGTAGAGCGATCGTTCTTTTGGCGATCGTTTTACCACGTTCGCGCCTTAGAAATGACCCCTCGATTGCTGCGGGCAACGTTTGATTCTGCCGCCCTGCTCTTCGTCTCGCATCCCGTCGTGGCGTATCAAGACGTAGTGCCGTGGGATTTATCAGAACCTGGAGCTGACCATGACCCACGCCTTACTCACGGATAACGAGTCAGCATCAGCAGTGGCGGTTCTTTCGGAGTTGCGCCCTGCACTAATCGTCTCTCAACGGCTTGAGTGTCGACTGGATGATTGCAGCCTTGCCCGCTTGATTAGGAGAATCGCATGAACCCAAACAACTCTTTGCCTGAAGAACCTTCCTCAGAGCCGCTCAACTGGTTCCTGTCCGAAGCGCGTGTGCAAGAATTAATTCGTATCGAAGAAGAGTGTGGCTGCGACATTGGCGCAGGGCGGAACTGGGGCACCCAGATGGGGATGTTCCTGGAAGATCCTGTGGAAATGGAGTGCTTAGCGCAACTGCGCGATTGGATGCTGGGTGAATTCCGCTTGATGCTGAGCGAGTGGGAGTTGGGCCGAATCACCGACACGCTCCACTCCGTCGGGCGGCAACTATTGATTGAACGCTTTCGCCAACCGCCGCCGGAAACCCAGGAACGGCTTTGGCACCTGTTTGAGCGATCGCAAGCGACGCGATGGGATCACTCAAGCGTGGCAATCTCTCGTGCCAACGACGCTCGGACTGAAGTGCGGGCGGTGATGGCGAGAACGCTGACTTCAGCCGATTGGCAAGCGTTGACGCAAGCAGCAGTCTGGACGCTAGAACAATACTTGTCCACTGGGCAAGCAGAACTGAACCGAGAGGACTAAGCGACTCAATCTCGATCGCTGGTTTTGCTTGAGCCGAACGGCTGGAAAGTTCGCAAAAATTGCGAACATTGGTCAAATCTTGCTCAAGTCATTCTCCGGGTAGTCGTTGAGGTTGCGATCAAAAATGAGGGCGTTCTCTATTTCTGAAAGACAGCTTTTGATCTCGTTGGAGATAGGCGGGCAAGAGTGTGTGAAATCCGTCCTGCTCCGCTCAATGCGCCACTAGCGATCCCTGTATCTGAGATGGAGGCAGCAGTATGCCACACGATTTCTATTTTGGTCAGAGCCGAGAAATGAGTGCCCTGCACTGGTTGATGGAAAACCGCCCATTGCTGCCGTCGCCCCACGAGGATACGGTCGAGCTGCTTGTGAAAGCTGCCTGTCGGCAGTGTTTGATCGAAGCATCTTGGAAAGATGCGGCTGCGGTCGAATTGTGCCGGGAACTGATCGATCGCACTCATCCTCCAACATCGGCACAAAAATTACTGGAGCGGTGTCAGGCAGGGGAATTAGAAGCGTTTGAGCAAGCCCTTTTGAGACTGCAACAGCAAGTGATGGTTGAAATTATGAGGCCGCCCGATGCAGAGTAATGTGGTAGGACTGATTGGCAGTTTGGTTAGATGGCAGAAAAATCCTCCCAAAGAAGCTGGCTCTTCATGAAATTGCCTTAGAAGATAGTGAAACTTTGGCAGTGTTTTTGTGAGCGTCATGGCTAATGACCAATCTTCGCGACGTGGAGCTTTATTAAGCAACGAGACAACACCCGTTCTCCCAGAGACGGTTGTGTTATCGAGCCAGCCAGGGACATGGCGAGGAATTGAGGTCGTGCAACGCCGTCATACCGTGAGCGATCATGAGTTTCCGGCGCTTTCCTGCCACACGATAGGTATCAATCTCGGACACCCTTTAAGTGCGCGCATTGATGGACGGGTCTACGAAGGACACTTGAGTCAAGGGCAGATCAATGTGCTTCCGGCAGGTTTGCCCAGCTATTGGCGATGGAAGGAGCCAGGCGAAGCGGATGTGATTCACCTCTATCTCACTCCCGCCTTGCTGCGGGAGACAGCGATCGACCTCGGCAATCTCAACCCGGACCGAATTGAAATCGTGAACCATCTGGTGGCTCCCGATCCACAACTTGAACACCTGGGGTTAGCACTGTGGCAAGAACTTGTCACGGGTGGAATGGGCGGACGGCTGTTCGGCGAGTCACTTGCCACAGCACTGGCAGTGCAGCTTCTCCAGAAATATAGTGCAACCACAGTCGCCATTTCCGAATTCAAAGGGGACTTACCCAAATACAAGCTGAGCGCGGTATCGACTACATCAACGCTCATTTGGAGCAAAACCTCAGTCTAGAAGAACTGACCACAATCGCCCAAATGAGTCCGCATCACTTCTCGCGATTGTTCAAACAGTCCACAGGGCTATCACCGCACCAGTATGTGATTCGCTGCCGCGTGGAGCGAGCGAAACAATTGCTGCTGAAAGGCGAAATGACGATCGCGGAGGTTGCTGCGACCGTTGGATTTTACGATCAAAGCCATTTTGCCCACTACTTCAGACGCTTGATGGGTGTCACGCCTAAAGCTCTGCTCAAGTAATAGCAAGAATCTCCTCAAAATAGCGCAAATCTCCAAAATTGCTGCCTCGCTAGTTTTTTATGCTGACTTAAATCTGTGAAACAAAGGAGAAACGCACTAGAAAGTGCAAATTGATCGATCAAATATGCAAAGTCCAAAACAAGACGATTTGCAGGCAGTCTCGCTGTTTCTGTCTGACATTACTCATGCGATCGCAGCTTTCCGACATCGCTTGTAACTTTATACTTCTGGCAACGGCAAGCGCAACCACAGGGGCAAATGATCGCTGACCTCATGTTCAAACTTGCTGAAAAACGCTTTCTGTTGCGTCTTGCTCATCTGCTCAAGTGGAGGCAGATCTAATGCTTCTCGAAATAGCTCGACGAAGTTGACAATGCCATAATCAGGTCCGCGCAACTGAGTTCCCATCGTCGCGTTGTCCTTGTACGTCGGTAGGCGATCATCGTGACTGAACAAGCCAATCTGATCAAACGTCTCGCTCAACCTAGCGTTCGTGCGAAACTGTGTCTTGTATTGCGGATGAACGTCGAGAAACGGAAAGTTCACGTTCGCGGTTCTGCCCATCGACTGATTGAACGTTTTGATGTGTGCTTCGATGCGGGGACGGTCTCGTTCCGGGTCATCAAAGTCCAGGTTGAGATCGCCTATCAAGATATAGTTCGGGAAGTTGCTCGATCGCTCTTTCACTCTTGCTAGTAACCACTCCATCAGCGCATCGAATTCCTGTCGTCGATCCTCGATGCTGTCCCCGAAATAGAGATGAGCGTTGACTGCCATAATGTCATACGGGCGTGTGCCAGGATGTCCATTGGTGCGGAAGCTGGCACAGAACGGTTGACGCACGAAGGTGAGGAATACAGGCAGTTTGATATCGGCTCCTTTACGGAGATTCCCCTGTTCATCGAGATGTGGGGCGATCTCGCTGACGAATTCCGCGCTGTGTTCGATCATCGTGGTAATCAACTTGGTGCGATCGAAGGAAATATCAGAGACGACATTGCCGCGCTCAATGAGCGATCGGTTATAAAGCCCAAGCGTTCACCGAGTCCTGCTTCTCAAGGGAATGCACCCGTGACATCGGAAACGACTGCACCAAAGTTGTCACCCATTAGGGATTTGAGATAATCAAAGCCTTCAAGGTCGTCCATGATTTCCTGCACCGAGAGCAGATCGAACTGTTGGCAAAGCTGCGCGAGGAATTGCCAGGTCGCTTCGTTGCGTTGTTTTCTTGCGCCCAGCTTGCGGATGTTGAATGAGGCTAAGACGACCGAACCATACTCACGCTTGGGTAGCCCATATCGGTCTGGATCTTGAGCTAACCGCGTCTTGATTTTTTCCCATTCTGCTGTGGTAAATTCAGCCATCGTTGCCCCCGCTCATTGTCACGAACAGGTTGCATGATAACTGGAAAAAACCTAGCTGAGTAATCTGAAAGTGGCTAGGCGCATTCAGTGCTTTCATGCGGCACAAACTTGGTAAGGTCTAAACGCGATCACCATTGGATATATGAAACAGCGGCAAGTGTTCGGAGTTTGATTCAAATTTGATTGATAACTTCCAATCGACCAGCATCTATTTATTCTGAAGAATAAATAGATGCTGGTTAGCACAAAACCTCACCTTCCTGGTGCAGAGTATTTGCAATACTCTGCGGTAATGATAAAAAACAGGACAAAAACGCATTGATAGTAGCGTTTTGCGGATGTAAACTAATCAGCGTTTTGCAGTGACTTGAGTGCTTGTTTTGCCACCGTTTCTGCGCGTTGTGAAGTCACTTTTTGATAGCGCAGGGTTGTTTGAATTGATCGGTGTCCCATTAGCGCCCGCAGTTCTTCGATTCCCATCAGTCCCACACGCTCAGTTGCAAAGGTGTGCCGGAGATCGTGCAGATGTGCGTCTGCCAGTTCGGGAGCATCTGCGGTCAATTCACACCAGTTATCGTGGGCAGACCGATAGCTAAGACGGGAGACTTCCAGCGTGAACGGCTGTTGGGCTGTAAACAGAGCAGAGAATTTGGCGTGGCGATCGTATTTCAGGTAGTAATCGAGAGCGACCGCTGCATCTTCGCCATAAAAACACCACCGCTTCCGATTGCCTTTCCCCACGACTTGGAACTTACGCTCGCTCTGGTTCACGTCGCGCAAATCGAGTGCCAAAAGCTCTGAGATTCTGGCTCCGCTTCCGTGTAGCAGATGTACCAAGGCATTCATGCGGAGATGGTGCTTTACCAACTGGTAAAGCATCTCTAGCTGCTCTGGGGTGAGGTAGCGAATAATCTCGTCGCTGTCGTGTTCTCCCTTGGCTCGATCCGGCTTCCGCCGCTTCAAGCCGAGAATCGGGTTTGACTTGATGTAACCCTCTTCGACAGCAAAGTTAAACAGGGATTGGATGATCGCTTGATGGCGATGATGCGTCGTGTAGGCAATGCTTTCTAAGTCGTCGAGATATTCTGTAATCGCTTGCCGCGTCAGGATCTCAATCGGCATCGAGCCATATTCTTGTAGGAAAGGCAGCAACGTGCATTGATAAGATTTAAGCGTCCCTGGTGCTAACCCCTGACGACTCAGAAACGCAGTTGCGACTGTAGCTAAAGATGCAGCGATTTGAGAAGACATAATGGGATTATGACCTAGAAATATATTAATCAAACAGCGTTTTAGATAAACCTTTTTAGACAACGTTTTATGATGACTTTAAATCCAGACCTCGCTCCAAACCCTGAAGAATCGTTGGCAGAGTATGTGCGGCGAATCCGTACTAGCTTGAGTCTAAGCCAGAAAGACTTGGCAGATCGAGCAGGAATTCATCTTCAAAGCATCGGCAAAATCGAACGGGGGCAGACCACGCGATTGAAACACAAAGCCAAAACGGGATTGGCGTTTGCGCTCGGCATCTCAGTTGAGTATTTGGATGCGGCGTGTAAAGGTGTGACGGTCGATGCGATCGAGACGCTCAAATTCTGTCCCCAGTGCTGGACACCGGGAAGTTTGCCGGATTCGATGTGGACAGCAGTGCGAGCAAAGTATTGCTACGCTTGCGGGACTCAGTTGTGCGATCGCTGTCCTAATTGCAGCGAGAGGATTCTTTCATTCAAATTTAAGTTCTGTCCTTTTTGCGGCAAAACCTATCAGAAATAAATTTTGGTTCTGAAAGACTGATTAAATCAAAAGGTAGCA contains:
- a CDS encoding DUF6463 family protein yields the protein MLRLSGYWLIAIGVLHPLIHGWLFAQPLMEIVQDGWFNTIAPIPLDPFYDREAAFWCMMVTPFLLIIGWLCCWAQTKGINLPSFPGWILLLTAAVGITLEPISGFWLFIPPALLILSNQQRDKEWLKDSP
- a CDS encoding TetR/AcrR family transcriptional regulator, whose protein sequence is MSIRHRTVKQNEISRLGQQDWIDLGLKVLAENGVEAVRVEPLAKLLNVTKGSFYWHFKNREELLEAILQEWVNRETESIIQQVEAAGGDASAKLLHLFELAIQDDGQVENAIRAWAANDSRVAAILDQVDQRRLNYTKNLFLDVGFTPFEATVRARMVYYALIGELVSGIQTSRAERLAEMHLQHLILTRQD
- a CDS encoding IS5 family transposase; translation: MKPQYRIRNWSEYNAGLKTRGSLTFWIDEFVLEEWIVHDLSGRPGASVLYSDLAIMTMATLKAVYRLAGRQCQGFVESIFGLMAIELPVPDHSTLSRRLGQLSIELPIVPKEESRPVVVDSTGVKVYGEGEWKTRQHGVSKRRTWRKLHLGVDEATGEILAAVVTTHDFHDGEVLNEVLEAIECPIDQVSTDGAYDHRHCYDEIKAKGAKAVIPPRKDAKIWQHGNRNGKPHQRDENLRTIRKHGRKRWKQDSGYHRRSIAETTMFRFKTIFGGNLSARQFDNQAVELFVKCAALNRMIRIAKPDSYKVEA
- a CDS encoding IS1 family transposase (programmed frameshift), which gives rise to MSTAPLVCPTCNSAHIVKNGKIHNGKQNFKCRECGRQFVQDPQNKIINEATKTLIDKLLLEKIPLAGIARVVGVSEPWLQNSVNEKYQNLPRPSGTYKLKKGRLTIQCDEMWSFVGSKANKQWIWLALDVETREIAGVYVGERSQDGAQGLWESLPAVYRQCAVAYTDFWSAYDEIFPCKRHQSVGKDSGKTSYVERFNCTLRQRVSRLVRKTLSFSKKLENHIAAIWYFVHHYNASLPV
- a CDS encoding helix-turn-helix transcriptional regulator; translated protein: MEQNLSLEELTTIAQMSPHHFSRLFKQSTGLSPHQYVIRCRVERAKQLLLKGEMTIAEVAATVGFYDQSHFAHYFRRLMGVTPKALLK
- a CDS encoding tyrosine-type recombinase/integrase, giving the protein MSSQIAASLATVATAFLSRQGLAPGTLKSYQCTLLPFLQEYGSMPIEILTRQAITEYLDDLESIAYTTHHRHQAIIQSLFNFAVEEGYIKSNPILGLKRRKPDRAKGEHDSDEIIRYLTPEQLEMLYQLVKHHLRMNALVHLLHGSGARISELLALDLRDVNQSERKFQVVGKGNRKRWCFYGEDAAVALDYYLKYDRHAKFSALFTAQQPFTLEVSRLSYRSAHDNWCELTADAPELADAHLHDLRHTFATERVGLMGIEELRALMGHRSIQTTLRYQKVTSQRAETVAKQALKSLQNAD
- a CDS encoding zinc ribbon domain-containing protein, with the protein product MMTLNPDLAPNPEESLAEYVRRIRTSLSLSQKDLADRAGIHLQSIGKIERGQTTRLKHKAKTGLAFALGISVEYLDAACKGVTVDAIETLKFCPQCWTPGSLPDSMWTAVRAKYCYACGTQLCDRCPNCSERILSFKFKFCPFCGKTYQK